A genomic segment from Geitlerinema sp. PCC 7407 encodes:
- a CDS encoding YggS family pyridoxal phosphate-dependent enzyme: MNHSAAPSASGDRIAQIRASIPSSVRLIAVTKGFPAAAIRTAYAAGIRDFGENRIQEALDKQAELQDLSDITWHLIGHLQSNKATKAVESFDWIHSVDSLKLAERLDRLAAEQGRSPKVCLQVKLRPDPSKYGWSAETLLQDLPILNQLQHLKICGLMAIPPLNLDDAETLMVFQDTYQLGQSINQLNLNNLQIQELSMGMSADYPLAIQAGSTMIRLGRLLFGERT; this comes from the coding sequence ATGAACCACTCTGCAGCGCCTAGCGCTTCGGGCGATCGCATTGCGCAAATTCGGGCTAGCATCCCGTCTTCGGTTCGCCTCATTGCCGTTACCAAAGGCTTTCCGGCTGCTGCTATCCGCACAGCCTACGCTGCTGGCATCCGAGATTTTGGCGAAAATCGGATCCAAGAAGCCCTCGACAAGCAGGCTGAGCTGCAAGATCTAAGCGATATCACCTGGCACCTGATTGGTCATCTCCAGAGCAACAAAGCCACCAAAGCCGTAGAGTCCTTTGACTGGATTCACTCCGTCGACAGCCTCAAGCTAGCCGAGCGGCTCGATCGCCTCGCCGCCGAGCAGGGGCGATCGCCCAAGGTGTGCCTCCAAGTCAAGCTGCGTCCCGATCCCAGCAAATATGGATGGTCCGCCGAGACGCTCCTCCAAGACTTGCCAATTCTCAATCAGCTTCAGCACCTCAAAATTTGCGGATTGATGGCCATTCCACCCCTCAATCTCGACGATGCTGAAACCCTGATGGTATTCCAAGATACCTATCAGTTAGGTCAGAGCATTAATCAGCTCAATCTGAATAATCTTCAGATCCAAGAACTGTCTATGGGAATGTCAGCTGATTACCCATTAGCGATCCAGGCAGGGTCAACCATGATACGCCTAGGACGCTTGCTCTTCGGTGAAAGGACCTAA
- the thrS gene encoding threonine--tRNA ligase, translated as MVQQPMPSSELSAPSEAANGQVEKIHLPRTSESETLKRIRHTASHVMAMAVQKLFPKAQVTIGPWIEHGFYYDFDLPEPFTEKDLKSIKKEMEKIIRRKLPVVREEVSREEAQRRITALQEPYKLEILEGLQEPITLYHLGEEWWDLCAGPHVENTSELNPKAIELESVAGAYWRGDANRAQLQRIYGTAWETTEQLTEYKRRKEEALKRDHRKLGKELGLFIFSDQVGPGLPLWTPKGTILRSTLEDFLKDEQIKRGYQPVVTPHIGRVDLFKASGHWQKYKDDLFPMMGESEDEGFVLKAMNCPFHVQIYKSSLRSYRELPMRLAEFGTVYRYEQSGELGGLTRVRGFTQDDAHIFVTPEQLDDEFLKVVDLIQSTLKALRLDKSFRARLSFRDPSSDKYIGSDEIWERSEAAIRRAVETLGMNYFEGVGEAAFYGPKLDFIVQDALEREWQLGTVQVDYNLPNRFDLEYVAEDGSRQRPVMIHRAPFGSLERLIGILIEEYAGDFPLWLAPVQVRLLPVSESQIAFAQGVVNELRSRGVRAEMDASNERLGKMIRTAEKEKIPVMAVVGAKEVEANALSVRTRAKGELGSISAPEFVEKLTQAIAQREEF; from the coding sequence ATGGTTCAGCAGCCAATGCCATCTTCAGAACTTTCCGCCCCCTCCGAAGCAGCCAACGGACAGGTCGAGAAAATCCACTTGCCGCGCACCAGCGAATCCGAAACGCTCAAGCGAATTCGCCACACGGCATCCCACGTCATGGCAATGGCGGTGCAAAAACTCTTCCCCAAAGCCCAGGTCACCATCGGGCCTTGGATTGAACACGGCTTCTATTACGACTTCGATCTGCCAGAACCCTTCACCGAAAAAGACCTTAAATCCATCAAAAAAGAGATGGAAAAAATTATTCGGCGGAAGCTACCGGTCGTGCGAGAAGAAGTTTCGCGCGAAGAAGCCCAGCGCCGAATTACCGCTCTGCAAGAGCCCTACAAGCTGGAAATCCTAGAAGGCCTTCAAGAGCCGATCACTCTCTATCACCTGGGCGAAGAATGGTGGGATCTCTGCGCCGGTCCCCACGTCGAAAATACCAGCGAGCTCAACCCAAAGGCCATTGAGCTGGAGAGTGTTGCTGGCGCTTATTGGCGCGGAGACGCCAACCGAGCGCAGCTTCAGCGCATCTACGGTACTGCCTGGGAAACCACCGAGCAGCTCACCGAGTACAAGCGGCGCAAAGAAGAAGCCCTCAAGCGCGACCACCGCAAGCTGGGTAAAGAACTAGGTCTGTTTATCTTTTCGGATCAGGTGGGTCCTGGCTTGCCGCTGTGGACTCCGAAGGGCACGATTTTGCGATCGACCCTCGAAGATTTTCTGAAGGACGAGCAGATCAAGCGGGGTTACCAACCTGTCGTCACGCCCCACATTGGTCGGGTTGACCTGTTCAAGGCCTCAGGGCACTGGCAGAAGTACAAAGACGACCTGTTCCCCATGATGGGCGAATCTGAGGACGAGGGCTTTGTGCTGAAGGCGATGAACTGCCCCTTCCACGTGCAGATCTACAAGTCCTCTCTGCGCTCCTATCGAGAGCTGCCGATGCGCCTGGCCGAATTTGGCACGGTGTATCGCTATGAGCAGTCGGGAGAACTGGGCGGCCTTACTCGAGTCCGCGGCTTCACTCAAGATGACGCTCACATTTTCGTGACGCCGGAGCAGCTGGACGACGAGTTTCTCAAAGTAGTGGACCTCATCCAGTCCACGCTCAAGGCGCTGCGTCTAGACAAGTCCTTCCGGGCCCGTCTGAGCTTCCGAGATCCGAGTTCAGACAAGTACATCGGTTCGGATGAAATCTGGGAGCGATCGGAGGCCGCAATTCGGCGGGCCGTGGAAACCCTGGGAATGAACTACTTCGAAGGGGTGGGCGAAGCGGCTTTCTATGGGCCGAAGCTCGACTTCATTGTCCAGGATGCTCTGGAGCGGGAATGGCAGCTGGGTACGGTCCAGGTAGACTACAACTTGCCGAACCGATTTGATCTGGAGTATGTGGCCGAAGACGGATCTCGCCAGCGACCGGTGATGATCCACCGGGCACCTTTTGGCTCGCTGGAGCGGCTGATCGGGATTTTGATCGAGGAGTATGCTGGGGACTTCCCGCTGTGGCTGGCCCCGGTTCAGGTCCGCCTGCTGCCGGTGAGCGAGAGCCAGATCGCCTTTGCTCAAGGCGTGGTGAATGAGCTGCGATCGCGCGGCGTGCGGGCTGAGATGGACGCCAGCAATGAGCGCCTCGGCAAGATGATCCGTACAGCCGAGAAGGAGAAGATCCCTGTGATGGCCGTTGTGGGCGCGAAGGAGGTCGAAGCCAATGCTCTGAGCGTGCGCACGCGGGCAAAGGGCGAGCTTGGCAGCATTTCGGCCCCTGAGTTCGTTGAGAAACTGACCCAGGCGATCGCCCAGCGCGAAGAATTCTAG
- a CDS encoding energy-coupling factor transporter transmembrane protein EcfT, with protein MDLMRSLPLGLYLEQPVTWLHRLDSRVKLGWLMMFLLTPVLASPAWRVGLVGALILLTLGALIPLRVWRQQMGWLLVLCAMILVMTAIAPDGLAAEHQPRLPTSSAQISAESAAKSASAPSLPQPTDYSYVLFEQGPIKVTRQSLDLSVRVSTLIFTLIYSTNLFLLTTAPEEITAGLEDLMGPLRWLRVPVTEIALTLTLALRFIPLVLEEVQNLVRAVRTRAINWKKLGLRGATQIWLTVAERLLQNLLLRAEQIASAMVVRGFTSPDRHRVEWHQLRLRGADWIAIAFLVACVGARAVWGGEA; from the coding sequence ATGGACTTGATGCGATCGCTGCCTCTAGGACTTTACCTGGAGCAGCCTGTCACCTGGCTTCATCGCTTGGATTCGCGGGTCAAGCTGGGCTGGCTGATGATGTTCTTGCTGACGCCGGTACTGGCGAGCCCAGCTTGGCGGGTCGGGCTGGTAGGAGCGCTGATTTTGCTGACGCTGGGGGCGCTGATCCCGCTGCGGGTGTGGCGCCAGCAGATGGGCTGGCTACTGGTGCTGTGCGCCATGATTTTGGTGATGACGGCGATCGCCCCCGATGGCCTAGCAGCCGAGCATCAGCCTCGCTTACCAACCAGCTCGGCCCAAATTTCTGCGGAGTCAGCCGCCAAAAGCGCTAGCGCTCCCAGCCTGCCCCAGCCAACGGACTACAGCTATGTGCTGTTTGAGCAGGGACCCATCAAGGTCACGCGCCAATCGCTGGATCTGAGCGTGCGGGTCAGCACGCTGATTTTCACGCTGATCTACAGCACCAATTTGTTTTTGCTGACGACAGCGCCGGAGGAGATCACGGCGGGACTCGAGGACCTGATGGGGCCGCTGCGGTGGCTGCGGGTGCCGGTGACCGAGATTGCCCTGACCCTGACCCTGGCGCTGCGGTTTATTCCGCTGGTGCTCGAAGAAGTCCAGAATCTGGTGCGGGCGGTGCGCACGCGGGCTATCAACTGGAAAAAGCTGGGGCTGCGGGGCGCGACCCAGATTTGGCTGACGGTGGCGGAGCGGCTTTTGCAGAATTTGCTGCTGCGGGCGGAGCAAATCGCTAGCGCCATGGTGGTGCGCGGGTTTACCAGCCCCGATCGCCACCGCGTCGAGTGGCATCAGCTGCGGCTGCGGGGAGCCGACTGGATCGCGATCGCGTTTTTGGTGGCCTGCGTGGGAGCTCGGGCCGTCTGGGGAGGCGAAGCGTGA
- the proC gene encoding pyrroline-5-carboxylate reductase, translating to MGEALLSRLLRQGTYSPDAVMVSEPMPQRRDYLAQEYGVQTSADNQAAAIATEVLLIAVKPQIFDTALTTLTVDAVPSTTLVLSILAGTPLARLEAAFPAHPVVRAMPNTPATVGAGITAIAAGDRVQAHHLETAQKVFQAVGEVVQVPEHLMDAVTALSGSGPGYIAVAIEALTDGGVAMGLPRTIAAQLALQTVRGTAELLHETGWHPAELKDRVTSPGGTTIAGIAQLEASGFRSAFIEAVRAACRRSQELGS from the coding sequence ATGGGCGAAGCCCTACTATCCCGTCTTCTGCGTCAGGGTACTTATTCCCCTGATGCGGTAATGGTGAGCGAGCCCATGCCCCAGCGGCGTGACTATCTAGCTCAGGAGTATGGTGTTCAGACGAGTGCTGACAATCAGGCGGCAGCGATCGCAACTGAGGTGTTGCTGATTGCGGTTAAGCCGCAGATCTTTGACACGGCCCTGACAACGCTCACCGTTGACGCGGTTCCATCTACTACGCTGGTTTTGTCGATCTTGGCAGGGACTCCCCTAGCGCGCCTAGAGGCGGCGTTTCCGGCCCATCCGGTGGTCAGAGCCATGCCCAATACGCCAGCTACGGTGGGTGCTGGCATCACGGCGATCGCCGCTGGCGATCGCGTACAGGCCCACCACCTCGAAACAGCCCAAAAGGTCTTTCAGGCCGTGGGTGAGGTGGTGCAAGTTCCCGAACACCTCATGGACGCTGTTACTGCGCTGTCGGGCTCAGGGCCGGGCTACATTGCCGTTGCCATTGAGGCGCTGACCGATGGTGGCGTTGCCATGGGCTTACCCCGGACGATCGCGGCTCAGCTCGCGCTCCAAACCGTTCGCGGCACCGCAGAGCTGCTGCACGAAACCGGCTGGCATCCCGCTGAGCTCAAGGACCGCGTGACCAGTCCCGGCGGCACGACGATCGCCGGAATTGCCCAGCTAGAAGCCTCGGGATTCCGCTCAGCTTTTATTGAGGCGGTTCGCGCCGCCTGTCGGCGATCGCAAGAGCTTGGCTCCTAG
- the murI gene encoding glutamate racemase encodes MSSGPELFRSGSLVSAREPHQARIGVFDSGVGGLTVLRELYRQLPQESILYFADTARLPYGTRSRAEIVQFVREILTWMAQQQVKMVIMACNTSAALALDVVRAEFDLPVIDLILPGAKAAAQEGDRVGVIATPATAASNAYRQAVQEVKPTAEVWQVGCPEFVPLIEHNRIHDPYTLEIAKEYLQPLLEQEIDTLIYGCTHYPHLAPVLRKILPRSVKLVDPAKHVVAAAAQELDLMGLRNLHAPLPTRFGVSGNSEQFAQLSIQWLGCTPLVETVQLPTVSPQPLSVEDSAAC; translated from the coding sequence ATTTCTTCCGGGCCGGAGTTGTTTCGTTCCGGGTCCCTGGTTTCCGCTCGCGAACCCCATCAGGCGCGCATCGGCGTTTTTGATAGCGGAGTGGGTGGGCTCACAGTGCTGCGGGAGCTCTATCGCCAGCTGCCCCAAGAATCAATCCTGTACTTTGCCGACACGGCTCGGCTGCCCTACGGCACCCGTTCGAGGGCCGAAATTGTTCAGTTTGTGCGAGAAATCCTGACCTGGATGGCCCAGCAGCAGGTCAAGATGGTCATCATGGCCTGCAACACCAGCGCGGCCCTCGCCCTAGACGTGGTGCGGGCCGAATTTGATCTGCCGGTCATCGATCTGATTTTGCCGGGTGCCAAAGCCGCAGCCCAAGAAGGCGATCGCGTTGGGGTCATTGCCACCCCAGCCACTGCGGCCAGCAATGCCTACCGCCAAGCCGTCCAGGAGGTCAAGCCCACGGCGGAGGTCTGGCAGGTAGGCTGTCCCGAGTTTGTTCCCCTAATTGAACACAATCGGATTCACGACCCCTACACCCTCGAAATCGCCAAAGAATATCTCCAGCCCCTCCTGGAACAAGAAATCGACACCTTGATCTACGGCTGTACCCACTACCCCCACTTGGCCCCGGTCCTGCGCAAGATCCTGCCGCGATCGGTGAAGCTGGTAGACCCGGCCAAGCACGTCGTCGCGGCAGCAGCCCAGGAGCTGGACCTGATGGGACTGCGCAACCTCCATGCGCCCCTGCCCACCCGCTTTGGCGTCAGCGGTAACTCTGAGCAATTTGCGCAGCTTTCTATCCAGTGGCTCGGCTGCACGCCGCTTGTGGAGACGGTGCAGCTGCCGACCGTGTCGCCGCAGCCCTTGTCTGTCGAGGACTCTGCGGCTTGCTAA
- the pipX gene encoding transcriptional coactivator PipX — protein sequence MNTETYLNHPTFGLLFRVCLVEDNQELFSTLYAQRLFFLVSNGPSGIKFDPVGRGDARMLVEHQLRLLRRQSSVNEAYNHLQRIYKQTFQ from the coding sequence ATGAACACCGAGACCTACCTGAATCACCCCACCTTCGGCCTTTTGTTTCGCGTTTGTTTGGTGGAAGACAATCAAGAGCTGTTCTCTACCCTCTACGCTCAGCGCCTCTTTTTCCTAGTGAGCAACGGACCAAGCGGTATCAAATTCGACCCAGTGGGTCGAGGCGATGCCCGGATGCTCGTGGAGCATCAGCTGCGACTCCTGCGGCGCCAAAGCAGCGTCAATGAGGCTTACAATCACCTCCAGCGGATCTATAAGCAGACTTTTCAATGA
- a CDS encoding DUF2605 domain-containing protein, producing MFSSDLPEPDLLKTVLLPLLEDFQYWFGRSRSLLESEEITFLSQDQQADLLARVCQAQQEVMAAQALFNATDGQVGVETAALMPWHQLVTECWQVGMRLRTEKSRS from the coding sequence ATGTTTAGCTCAGATCTGCCAGAACCCGATCTGCTAAAGACTGTCCTACTGCCTCTGCTAGAGGATTTTCAGTACTGGTTTGGGCGATCGCGATCGCTTTTAGAATCAGAGGAAATTACGTTCTTGAGCCAAGACCAACAGGCTGACCTGCTGGCACGGGTGTGCCAAGCACAGCAGGAAGTCATGGCTGCTCAGGCACTCTTTAATGCGACAGATGGACAGGTGGGAGTTGAAACGGCAGCCCTCATGCCATGGCACCAACTGGTGACCGAGTGTTGGCAAGTTGGAATGCGCTTGCGTACAGAAAAATCGAGAAGCTAG
- a CDS encoding cell division protein SepF, with the protein MNTIFTKLRDFVGLNDPMDYEYEYDEMDGEEYQNLYQEENPQQPAVTEEENRARRRFRERASVSQAGMGPTMNNVIGMPGAVNGISEVMVMEPRSFEEMPQAIQALRERKSVVLNLTMMDPDQAQRAVDFVAGGTYAIDGHQERIGESIFLFTPSCVQVSTQSNNFETPAQPQTYAPRPAAPTPAWSAEPAARMA; encoded by the coding sequence GTGAATACGATTTTCACAAAGCTACGGGACTTCGTAGGCCTCAACGACCCGATGGACTACGAGTATGAATACGACGAGATGGACGGGGAAGAGTACCAAAACCTCTACCAAGAAGAAAATCCTCAACAGCCAGCGGTAACCGAAGAGGAAAACCGGGCTCGTCGTCGTTTTCGGGAACGCGCATCAGTCTCTCAAGCAGGAATGGGACCTACGATGAATAATGTGATCGGCATGCCCGGTGCGGTAAACGGCATTTCTGAAGTGATGGTGATGGAGCCTCGCTCTTTTGAGGAGATGCCCCAAGCTATCCAGGCGCTGCGCGAGCGCAAGTCCGTTGTGCTGAACCTGACGATGATGGATCCTGATCAAGCTCAGCGAGCTGTGGATTTCGTGGCAGGCGGCACCTATGCCATCGACGGTCACCAAGAGCGAATCGGTGAGAGCATTTTCTTGTTCACGCCCAGCTGCGTGCAGGTCAGCACCCAGTCCAACAACTTCGAGACGCCGGCTCAGCCGCAGACCTACGCGCCCCGTCCCGCAGCGCCGACTCCTGCATGGAGTGCTGAGCCTGCAGCCCGGATGGCCTAG
- a CDS encoding DUF2973 domain-containing protein: protein MLHLLYILTFTLLAGLAVVNLVRNLMMLSASENKRSQTPARFQVNAAEGLNRQRRSVPHPEFLDETGQLIEEPLLVMRSVNVEEARQRLDALYNASPNPSTGETPEEA from the coding sequence ATGCTACATCTGCTTTACATCCTCACGTTCACCCTTTTGGCTGGTTTAGCTGTGGTCAATTTGGTGCGGAATTTGATGATGTTGAGCGCGTCAGAAAATAAGCGATCGCAGACCCCAGCCCGTTTCCAGGTCAACGCGGCTGAAGGCCTCAATCGCCAGCGCCGCAGCGTACCGCATCCCGAATTTTTGGATGAAACCGGTCAACTCATTGAAGAGCCCCTGCTGGTCATGCGCTCAGTCAATGTTGAAGAAGCACGCCAGCGCCTTGACGCACTCTACAATGCTTCCCCCAATCCCAGCACTGGGGAAACGCCAGAAGAGGCATAG
- a CDS encoding M20 family metallopeptidase, giving the protein MLTQIKHLAQKLAPRLVEIRRHLHSHPELSGQEYQTAAYVAGVLSSSGLQVQEMVGKTGVVAELHGQGEDPRRLAIRTDLDALPIQEQTNLEFASRKPGIMHACGHDIHTTVGLGTAMILAQIADDLPGSHRFLFQPAEETAQGARWMIEDNVMTDVSAILSVHAFPSIMAGNIGIRHGVLTAAADDLEIIILGESGHGARPHEAIDAVWIAAQVITTLQQAISRTQNPLRPVVLTIGQIHGGRAPNVIADQVRLQGTVRSLHPDTHAELPAWIEKIVASVCQSYGARYEMNYRRGVPSVVNNPALTQLVEASALDAWGSDRIDILPEASLGAEDFALYLQHAPGMMFRLGVGKPQGPNYPLHHPKFEVDESAIITGVITLAYAAYQFWRQPICYPTHHLVSPSSQ; this is encoded by the coding sequence GTGCTCACTCAAATTAAACACCTCGCCCAAAAGCTCGCGCCCCGTCTCGTCGAGATTCGTCGCCATCTCCATAGCCATCCCGAACTGAGCGGACAAGAATATCAAACCGCCGCCTATGTCGCTGGCGTTCTCTCGTCTAGCGGCCTCCAGGTACAGGAAATGGTCGGCAAAACGGGCGTCGTAGCCGAGCTGCATGGCCAGGGAGAGGATCCTCGTCGCCTAGCGATTCGGACCGATTTAGATGCCCTGCCGATTCAGGAGCAAACTAATCTCGAGTTTGCCTCGCGCAAGCCGGGAATCATGCATGCCTGCGGTCACGATATCCACACCACCGTTGGGCTAGGCACAGCGATGATATTGGCTCAGATCGCCGATGATCTGCCGGGCTCCCACCGTTTTTTGTTTCAGCCTGCCGAGGAAACAGCCCAGGGAGCCCGGTGGATGATTGAAGACAACGTGATGACAGACGTCTCAGCCATTTTGAGCGTTCACGCCTTTCCGTCCATCATGGCAGGCAATATCGGCATTCGTCACGGAGTCCTTACGGCTGCCGCCGACGATCTAGAAATCATTATTTTGGGGGAGTCAGGCCACGGTGCACGCCCCCACGAAGCCATTGATGCGGTTTGGATTGCGGCCCAGGTGATCACCACTCTCCAGCAAGCCATCAGCCGCACCCAGAACCCGCTACGTCCCGTTGTTTTGACGATCGGGCAGATTCACGGCGGCCGGGCTCCCAACGTGATTGCCGATCAGGTTCGGCTCCAGGGCACAGTGCGATCGCTCCATCCCGATACCCACGCTGAGCTGCCCGCCTGGATTGAAAAAATTGTGGCGAGTGTTTGTCAGTCCTACGGCGCCCGCTACGAGATGAACTACCGTCGCGGCGTGCCGTCGGTTGTGAACAATCCGGCCCTGACCCAGCTAGTCGAAGCGTCAGCGCTGGACGCATGGGGAAGCGATCGCATCGATATCCTACCCGAAGCCTCTCTCGGCGCTGAAGACTTTGCCCTCTACTTACAGCACGCTCCTGGCATGATGTTCCGCCTTGGCGTCGGTAAGCCCCAAGGCCCCAACTATCCCCTGCATCACCCCAAATTTGAAGTGGACGAATCCGCAATCATCACAGGAGTCATTACTCTTGCCTATGCTGCCTATCAGTTTTGGCGACAGCCTATCTGCTACCCCACTCATCACTTAGTCAGCCCCAGTTCTCAGTAA
- the acpS gene encoding holo-ACP synthase produces the protein MRLLTLDIRLGTDVVYVPRIQATLERFGERFLQRVYTPAEQKDCWQSAVAIAPSLEWEAADRRTNAPIQRLAGRWAAKEAIVKALGTGWQGVRYRDVEIQRQSSGAPMVKLYGAAAQRLSDWQQPQWQLSLSHDGDYAIATVILFCLA, from the coding sequence GTGAGACTGCTCACTTTGGACATCCGCCTTGGCACTGATGTTGTATACGTTCCCCGAATCCAGGCAACGCTGGAGCGCTTTGGGGAACGGTTTTTACAGCGAGTTTATACGCCTGCGGAGCAAAAAGATTGCTGGCAGAGTGCCGTGGCGATCGCTCCGAGTCTGGAGTGGGAAGCAGCCGATCGCCGCACCAACGCGCCCATTCAGCGGCTAGCCGGACGCTGGGCAGCCAAAGAAGCCATTGTCAAAGCCCTGGGCACTGGTTGGCAGGGCGTGCGCTACCGAGACGTTGAGATTCAGCGTCAGTCCAGCGGCGCTCCGATGGTCAAGCTGTATGGCGCCGCAGCCCAGCGCCTCAGTGATTGGCAGCAGCCCCAGTGGCAGCTCAGCCTCAGCCATGACGGAGACTACGCGATCGCCACGGTGATTCTCTTTTGTCTCGCTTGA
- a CDS encoding anthranilate synthase component I has product MASAAAAGSRLDRDRVFGGLRGSSGRLGRRSVSEVLAPWHWRSLPLGGRSGSDIFEALFRPRDPQAIAVLLESPIAADPSQRNPHARYSLCGGPPRQSRGQAQVWVPPVGQILPTLRAQLQRASGAALEPEVADLPFTGGWLGWLGYDLAWEIERLPSLNPDPLPFPVAFWYVPDCFAVLDHWEQTLWLAASDPTALGDLEEKLARSPEAPAPAPLEPHPVTFQTEQSAYEAAVRQAKAHIQAGDIFQANLTLRFETATALRPWALYRLLQQINPSPFASYWQTPWGCVVSGSPERLVQRQGSIGQTRPIAGTRPRGQTPTDDRSKAEELLSNRKEQAEHIMLVDLERNDLGRVCTWGSVEVDELLTIERYSHVMHLVSNVRGTLQPDCDSIDLVRALFPGGTITGCPKVRCMEIIETLEPVRRSLFYGSCGYLDQRGNLDLNILIRTLLMAPVPDSHLHQVWGQVGAGIVADSNPTLEWQESLQKAKAQLAALGLVPSQVSLGC; this is encoded by the coding sequence GTGGCATCAGCTGCGGCTGCGGGGAGCCGACTGGATCGCGATCGCGTTTTTGGTGGCCTGCGTGGGAGCTCGGGCCGTCTGGGGAGGCGAAGCGTGAGCGAGGTTTTGGCGCCCTGGCACTGGCGATCGCTCCCCTTGGGCGGACGCAGCGGCTCAGACATTTTCGAGGCGCTCTTTCGGCCCCGCGACCCCCAGGCGATCGCCGTCTTGCTAGAGAGCCCGATCGCCGCCGATCCGTCCCAGCGCAATCCCCACGCCCGCTACTCTCTCTGTGGCGGACCGCCCCGCCAGTCCAGGGGTCAGGCCCAGGTTTGGGTGCCCCCCGTGGGCCAAATTTTGCCGACTCTGCGGGCACAGCTTCAGCGCGCTTCTGGGGCCGCCCTCGAGCCAGAGGTGGCGGATCTGCCATTTACCGGCGGGTGGCTGGGCTGGCTGGGCTACGACCTGGCCTGGGAGATCGAGCGTCTCCCCAGCCTCAACCCTGATCCCCTGCCTTTTCCCGTGGCCTTTTGGTACGTGCCAGACTGTTTTGCCGTGCTGGACCACTGGGAGCAAACGCTGTGGTTGGCCGCCAGCGATCCGACGGCGCTAGGAGATCTAGAAGAGAAACTGGCGCGATCGCCCGAAGCCCCAGCGCCAGCCCCCCTAGAACCGCACCCCGTCACCTTCCAAACCGAGCAAAGCGCCTACGAAGCCGCTGTCCGTCAGGCCAAAGCCCATATTCAAGCAGGCGACATCTTCCAGGCCAACTTAACTCTGCGCTTCGAGACAGCCACCGCCCTGCGGCCCTGGGCGCTTTACCGCCTGCTACAGCAGATCAATCCTTCACCCTTCGCCAGCTACTGGCAGACGCCCTGGGGCTGCGTGGTCAGCGGCTCGCCGGAGCGCCTCGTCCAGCGCCAAGGATCCATCGGCCAGACCCGGCCGATCGCTGGCACCCGCCCCCGGGGCCAAACCCCCACCGACGATCGCAGCAAGGCCGAGGAGCTCCTGAGCAATCGCAAAGAGCAGGCCGAGCACATCATGCTCGTGGATCTAGAGCGCAACGACCTAGGACGGGTCTGCACTTGGGGCTCGGTGGAGGTCGATGAGCTGCTGACCATCGAGCGCTACAGCCACGTCATGCACCTCGTCAGCAATGTCCGGGGCACGCTCCAGCCCGACTGTGACAGCATCGATTTGGTTCGGGCGCTGTTCCCGGGCGGCACGATCACTGGCTGCCCCAAGGTCCGCTGTATGGAAATCATCGAGACCCTGGAGCCGGTGCGCCGGAGCCTGTTCTACGGGTCCTGCGGCTATCTCGATCAGCGAGGCAATCTGGACTTGAATATCTTGATCCGCACGCTGCTCATGGCCCCCGTGCCCGACAGCCATCTGCACCAGGTTTGGGGCCAGGTGGGAGCGGGCATCGTGGCGGACAGCAATCCGACCTTGGAGTGGCAGGAGTCGCTGCAAAAGGCCAAGGCCCAGCTGGCTGCGCTGGGGCTGGTGCCGTCCCAGGTGTCCCTGGGCTGCTAG